One Capricornis sumatraensis isolate serow.1 chromosome 8, serow.2, whole genome shotgun sequence genomic region harbors:
- the MTNAP1 gene encoding mitochondrial nucleoid-associated protein 1 yields the protein MELCPYCKKPFKRLKSHLPHCKMLGATMPADQEIHQCETATLTRGKKIKTPIRDSIKAKEKELGIDSKKRNLELKGNNSEWTVKSPSARAVGLEKASHKKADEDIKSQVKPSLKMLKDTKPKVAFQGETTAQFSVSANTSSTKELAKALPQSGESRNNPSEIEAPLPPGPVAPSRSNHDRKYSSAFLNDVQATSADLRLDRVDASGQNLVELFSAPLGDGHRSPVICSHRVQRGSMLSSGRERDSKAEDRLLGVSTDRDFRTVAKSAESQIAAFKLNPLGKSQGRENQGKALHLGAETYGSQGGAEKSVSVTERQDWASLSHDSVTEKTLRDRGSGLHLLPLTGTTCPERLPLAQSRNQSPTSLAVKFLQEEKAEAGSRNRVPAVKALMAGEERAPLTAKLGSQPPASRPQGLQSARSAQHRASRSRLAGQTLSSALGLEWFPELYSGYLGLGVLPERPQRWSTLAQKPLLVISPQGEKLSQVPWLERSATAVRSLQAPASSSLRRLLGAVHTGWIRCRTSVRSGVGGLTLLITGCFVLCCSWSFKHLKLRRWRNQR from the exons ATGGAACTGTGTCCTTACTGTAAGAAGCCATTTAAACGATTGAAATCCCACTTGCCGCACTGTAAGATGCTAGGAGCGACTATGCCTGCTGATCAAGAAATTCATCAGTGTGAGACAGCTACACTCACACGTGGTAAAAAAATCAAAACGCCAATCAGAGACTCAattaaagcaaaagagaaagagttAGGGATAGACAGTAAGAAAAGAAATCTGGAACTGAAAGGGAACAATTCAGAATGGACAGTCAAGTCCCCTTCAGCACGAGCTGTTGGTTTGGAAAAAGCAAGTCATAAAAAAGCTGATGAAGACATCAAGAGTCAAGTTAAGCCCTCCCTCAAAATGTTAAAGGATACTAAACCCAAGGTTGCTTTCCAGGGAGAAACTACAGCTCAGTTTTCTGTGTCAGCAAACACCAGTTCTACAAAAGAACTTGCCAAAGCTTTGCCTCAATCAGGAGAAAGTAGAAACAACCCTTCAGAAATTGAAGCACCTTTACCTCCTGGCCCAGTGGCACCTTCTCGGTCGAATCACGATAGGAAATATTCTTCAGCCTTCCTTAATGATGTGCAAGCCACTTCAGCTGATTTAAGATTGGACAGGGTGGATGCCTCAGGACAGAACCTCGTAGAATTATTCAGTGCACCTCTTGGTGATGGTCATAGGTCTCCTGTGATTTGCAGTCACAGGGTTCAAAGAGGGAGCATGTTGTcatcaggcagagaaagagattCCAAGGCTGAGGATCGCCTCTTAGGAGTCTCTACTGATAGAGACTTCAGGACTGTGGCAAAGAGTGCAGAATCACAGATTGCTGCTTTTAAACTTAACCCCTTAGGTAAAAGCCAGGGCAGGGAGAACCAGGGGAAAGCACTCCACCTTGGAGCAGAGACATATGGGAGCCAAGGAGGTGCGGAGAAAAGTGTATCTGTGACAGAAAGgcaggattgggcttccctgagccATGATTCAGTCACGGAGAAGACACTTCGAGACAGAGGTTCCGGTTTACACTTGCTCCCGCTAACGGGGACAACTTGCCCTGAGCGTCTCCCTCTAGCACAGTCACGTAACCAGAGTCCCACCTCTCTGGCTGTAAAATTTCTCCAGGAAGAGAAAGCAGAAGCCGGCAGCCGGAATCGAGTCCCTGCTGTGAAGGCGTTGATGGCGGGTGAGGAGAGGGCTCCTCTGACTGCTAAGCTGGGCTCTCAGCCCCCAGCATCGCGCCCCCAGGGGCTGCAGTCTGCACGGTCAGCCCAGCACCGTGCTTCCAGAAGCCGCTTGGCCGGTCAGACCCTGTCGAGCGCCCTGGGGCTGGAGTGGTTTCCAGAGCTCTATTCTGGTTATCTTGGCCTCGGGGTGCTGCCAGAGAGGCCCCAGCGTTGGAGCACTCTGGCCCAGAAGCCCCTGCTTGTCATCAGTCCCCAGGGCGAGAAACTCTCTCAAG TTCCTTGGTTGGAAAGAAGCGCGACGGCAGTGAGGAGCTTGCAAGCCCCGGCCAGCTCCTCTCTCAGGAGGCTTCTGGGAGCTGTCCACACAG GCTGGATCCGGTGCCGCACCAGCGTGAGGAGCGGAGTCGGCGGGCTCACCTTGCTCATCACCGGCTGCTTCGTCCTCTGCTGCAGCTGGAGCTTCAAGCATCTGA AGCTGCGGCGCTGGCGTAATCAGCGCTGA